TCTTGGGGGCCCCAGTTCTGCTCTCTGGGCCCATGTGGGGCATCTCTGACCTCTACCACCCTTTCTCGAGTTACCTGGGTGGCAATCAGGGACTTTCGAGGCTCTTTCCAGCTGTGCCGTGTGGCTGTGGGTCTGCCCAGCTGTGCATCTAGGGACGAAAGGCTTGGCTGGGCAGGCGCTTCAGACTCCTCCAGCCACAGGGAAACACAGTGGTCTCTGAGCCAGCAAGGAGCCCAAGTGGATGGCGGCAGCCTGCAGGTTGGACCTCAGGCAAGCTCTCCTCccgccacccccctccccccagcttcTATGGCCTCACCTCGATAGCGGGCCAGGAGCAGGGGTCCGAAACAGAGCACGGTGCCCCAAGAAGCGGGGCTCTCTCACTCCTAGCCCCACCAAGGCTCTCAGAGGGCCTTGATCCTCACCAGAGGGCTGCCTGTCCCTGGACTCCTTGGCCTTATCTCATTGGCTTGGAATCTGCTAGAGCAGGGTCCTCACCTCTAATCAGCTGCCCTAGGACCTCAGGGTCCATGCAGGTAAGCCTGAGCGCTTTTGCCCCAGCCACTGTGCGAAAGCTTTTTGTGCATTTTTCCCCTTGCCTCGAAAGAATCCCAGCAGATGGTAGGTACTGTCATCATCCGTGTTCAACAGATGAGAAAGCTTGAcattcagagaggttaggtaacttgaTAAAGGGCACACAGCTGGTAACGGCCGGGGCTGGGAGCTGAACCTGAGACGGTCTTGCTGCAGCGCTTCTGCTCTTAACGTCCACCTGCACCACTTGCCTTCATTAAACAGGGCATCCTGTTGGTCTTAGTAACCGTTGAAGCTCGGATAACTTCAGAAGTATGCTGCCCAATGTATAAAACACATTTGAAAGCCcattatttcaatttcttttacaCTTACTTAGCTTTACGATTTtgataacacattttaaatttcacgCGTTTAATTTTTCGGTTCAGTCAGCATTTGTCGTCTTTAATCAGAAGGACAGAGatcaaaaactaaaacaaaaaaatgtattattcaaaAGTCATAAGACTAAGTAGGCGTAAAAAAGTTAATTTGTTTCAAATGATGTTTTTGAGAGTTTATGGGCTTTGTACTTTTGAAGTGACTCGAGCTTAAAACTTGAAACTTCGTGGGACATCCTGCATATTCATGGGTGGATATATCCAAAGCCGATGACGGAGACTGAGCGGTCTGCTGGCAGAAACTATTCACAGGGAGGTACCCAGATAGGGGTCTAGGGACCGGGGAAGCAATCATGAGCAGGAGATGCTTAACCCCTTTCTCGCCAGCAGCTTGCCCACAGGCTGAAATCTGCCCTGGGGGAGTGGCAGGGCTAAAAATGGCTCTTGGCTAAAAATAGCCTGTCCTGCCACCCTGGTGGGCagagcctcccttccctcccgCCTTCCCTCCCAGCAATTTGCTGACttgttttctcctccttcccagggTGCTGCCATGGTAACGGGGAGGCCAGTCACAAATAATGGATTTGGCTTCCTGCCTGGGCGGGCCCCAGAGGCCGCCCCTTCCAGACACATGCCCCTTTCACGGGCTCCCTCTCAGGGTTGGCCAGgagggatatttttttttccctgctccgGTCCTGGTCCCTCCCATTTCCTGGCTCCTCCTGTCTGAGTCCCAGCCTGGCCTGTGCCTGGGAGTCCAGTCGTCCGGGGGCTGGAATTCCAGTGAGTGAGTGCTCAGCTGCAGCCCACACCGTTGCCGCCTGATACCAGGTTGGGAACAGGAGCCTAGGGGTGCTTGCAGCGGACCGTCCCGGGCAGCAAGGTGGGGGGCCCTACAGCGATGCTCCGAGGCATGTACCTCACTCGGAATGGGAACCTCCAGAGGCGGCACACCATGAAGGAGTAGGTGCCCCTCGCCCCAGCCCTCACCCTCCCGACCCTGAACTGGCAGCAGGCGAGTGGACCGGGCTCACCGAACCCCTCTCTGCTTCTGTCCCCAGAGCCAAGGACATGAAGAACAAGCTGGGCATCTTTAGGCGGCGGAACGAATCCCCTGGGGCCCAGCCAACGGGCAAGACAGACAAAGTGATGAAGTCATTCAAGTAGGTCCTCTCCGGCACCCCTGGGCCCCCTCAGATACTCCCGGGTCCCGTGGGAGCAGGGTGGCTGGTGGGCGTGTAAGGGAGAATGCAGTCGGCTTGATTCGGCTCGGGGGTGATGGAGGCTCCTGTGGAAGGAGCCTCATACCCTGCATGAGCAGCGTGGATGGGGAGCcgctggggaggggcagaggagggggtaGAAGTGAGGGGTGGTTCCCCTCCTGTGCTCCTCATGGGGCTCAGCTACTTGCTGGGGCCAAGGACAGCTGACAGGGGTCAGCTCACTTCCCTGAGCCTCCTGGCCCTCACTGTGCCCCTTGCCTCCCCCTCAGGCCCACTTCAGAGGAAGCGCTCAAGTGGGGCGAGTCCTTGGAGAAGCTACTGGTCCACAAGTGTAAGTGGGGGCCACCCGGCCTGTTCCCTCTCCGTGTCCTGTCCCccgtcctcctctcctcctctcccaggcTCAGAGAGTGCATCTGGCCCCAGAGAGGTTGCCTTTCCCTGTTTCCTGGGTCCAGTCATGTGTCCCCGCTGTTGGGAAAGGCTGAGGCCCTTGGTCTGGCCTTGGAGCCTGCTGCTGCCAGcccctctctgtccatgagagcTGGCACTGCCTGCTGGAGGCCTTTGGGACCTGTGTTCTCAGACCCATATTCCCAGAATAACAATAAACACTTCCATGTGCTGAGGGCGTACGCGGGGCCAAACGTGCCTGTCATCTCGCGGACGGGAACCCCTTCTGATCCTCACTAGGATCCAGGAGGTggttcccatttgacagatgaggaaactgaggcaccgaTGGGGAGAGACCTGGCCAAGGCCCATGAAGAGGCAATGTAGGGGTGGGGACCATATCCTGGGTTCCTGGGTCTCAGGAGCGGGTGACCTTACTAAGCCCCCAGCATCTGCACCCAGAATGAGCCAGGAGGGTCCGCTGGGGGGGCCTGAGGGCAGAAGGGGCTGGTTTGGCCTCTCACCTCAGGGTCTGGGCTTCTCCTCACAGACGGTCTAGCGGTGTTCCAGGCCTTCCTCCGCACTGAGTTTAGTGAGGAGAACCTGGAATTCTGGCTGGCATGCGAGGACTTCAAGAAGGTCAAGTCACAGTCCAAGATGGCGGCCAAGGCCAAGAAGATCTTTGCTGAGTACATCGCCATTCAGGCGTGCAAGGAGGTAGGGCTTTGGGCTAGGCCCTCAGGCCCCCGTCCCCATGCCCAGTGGCCTCTCGGTGAGGGGGCTGGCTGGAAGCCTCAAGGAGGCGCTCAGCAAGGGGAGAGGCCAGAGTGACTCTTAGAGGCCAAGTGCTCAGGGTGAAGAGGAAGCAGGCTGGGGTTCCCGGGAAGAACAGAATCCTGACTGTTAACACAAATGGCGACTGTCA
This portion of the Bubalus bubalis isolate 160015118507 breed Murrah chromosome 3, NDDB_SH_1, whole genome shotgun sequence genome encodes:
- the RGS3 gene encoding regulator of G-protein signaling 3 isoform X11 — its product is MLRGMYLTRNGNLQRRHTMKEAKDMKNKLGIFRRRNESPGAQPTGKTDKVMKSFKPTSEEALKWGESLEKLLVHKYGLAVFQAFLRTEFSEENLEFWLACEDFKKVKSQSKMAAKAKKIFAEYIAIQACKEVNLDSYTREHTKDNLQSVTRGCFDLAQKRIFGLMEKDSYPRFLRSDLYLDLINQKKMSPPL